The proteins below are encoded in one region of Streptomyces cyanogenus:
- a CDS encoding metallopeptidase family protein, with the protein MLEMTREEFEELVAEALDRIPPELTRLMDNVAVFVEDEPPADDPELLGLYEGTPLTDRGEWYAGVLPDRITIYRGPTLRMCESREDVVAETEVTVVHEIAHHFGIDDARLHALGYG; encoded by the coding sequence GTGCTGGAGATGACGCGCGAGGAGTTCGAGGAACTGGTCGCCGAGGCGCTCGACCGGATCCCGCCGGAGCTGACACGGCTGATGGACAATGTCGCGGTGTTCGTCGAGGACGAACCGCCCGCCGACGATCCCGAGCTGCTCGGGCTCTACGAGGGGACGCCGCTGACCGACCGGGGCGAGTGGTACGCGGGCGTCCTGCCGGACCGGATCACCATCTACCGGGGGCCGACGCTCAGGATGTGCGAGAGCCGCGAGGACGTGGTCGCCGAGACCGAGGTGACCGTCGTGCACGAGATCGCCCACCACTTCGGTATCGACGACGCCCGGCTGCACGCCCTCGGGTACGGCTGA
- a CDS encoding metallophosphoesterase family protein, which translates to MARVPLAALSTMLNRTSNRTRPLPALELAARPRPWLRALGLTAVVLVGAWLGLLVVGNVRAPVGPMDTTMALRPSLNGGTKINVSPLGALTLDSHVAPVRLDVNVDQLDPLRSQALVDHPERISGLQQEVARDVEHGTLDLAVRSGVAVVSGATALGLAVYRRPRRALAAGGLALALLAASGASAYATWNPKSVLEPRFSGLLSSAPSVVGNARSIVTEFDVYQKELARLVTNVTKLYDVTSTLPAYRPDPSTIRVLHVSDIHLNPAAWKIIGSLVKQYQVNVIVDSGDTMDHGTAAENGFLDPIRDLGAPYVWVRGNHDSRTTQRYLETMKNVHVLDDGRARTVAGLRFAGIGDPQFTPDRSAVPGGEASEQLAGDRLASALRDQRAARTPVDVAVAHEPTAARETDGEVPLVLCGHLHHEGTELLPYGTRLRMEGSTGGSGLRAVERKYPAPIEASILYFDRDNHRLQAWDAIKLGGLGLTTAEVSRHLADENQPGGPGASRSASPGATGTSRSPSPAAPATSP; encoded by the coding sequence ATGGCCCGCGTCCCCCTCGCAGCCCTGAGCACCATGCTGAACCGGACCTCGAACCGCACCCGCCCGCTGCCCGCCCTCGAACTCGCCGCCCGCCCCCGCCCCTGGCTGCGCGCCCTCGGTCTCACCGCGGTCGTCCTGGTCGGGGCCTGGCTGGGTCTGCTGGTCGTCGGCAACGTCCGTGCCCCGGTCGGCCCGATGGACACGACGATGGCGCTGCGCCCCTCCCTGAACGGCGGCACGAAGATCAACGTGTCGCCGCTGGGCGCGCTGACCCTGGACAGCCATGTGGCCCCGGTCCGTCTGGACGTGAACGTCGACCAGCTGGATCCGCTGCGCTCGCAGGCGCTGGTCGACCACCCGGAGCGGATCTCCGGCCTGCAGCAGGAGGTCGCCCGGGACGTGGAGCACGGCACGCTGGACCTGGCCGTGCGCTCCGGCGTCGCCGTGGTCTCCGGGGCCACGGCCCTCGGCCTCGCCGTCTACCGCCGCCCGCGCCGGGCGCTCGCCGCCGGCGGGCTGGCCCTGGCCCTGCTGGCCGCCTCGGGCGCGTCGGCGTACGCCACCTGGAACCCGAAGTCCGTCCTGGAGCCGAGGTTCTCCGGGCTGCTCAGCTCGGCACCGTCCGTGGTGGGCAACGCACGCAGCATCGTCACGGAATTCGACGTCTACCAGAAGGAGTTGGCACGCCTGGTGACGAACGTGACGAAGCTCTACGACGTCACGTCCACGCTCCCGGCGTACCGGCCGGACCCCTCCACCATCCGGGTCCTGCACGTGTCGGACATCCACCTCAACCCGGCCGCCTGGAAGATCATCGGCTCGCTGGTGAAGCAGTACCAGGTGAACGTGATCGTCGACTCCGGCGACACGATGGACCACGGTACGGCGGCGGAGAACGGCTTCCTGGACCCGATCCGGGACCTGGGCGCGCCGTACGTCTGGGTGCGCGGCAACCATGACTCGCGGACCACCCAGCGCTACCTGGAGACCATGAAGAACGTGCACGTCCTGGACGACGGGCGGGCCCGGACGGTGGCGGGCCTGCGGTTCGCGGGCATCGGCGATCCGCAGTTCACCCCCGACCGCTCGGCGGTGCCCGGCGGTGAGGCGTCCGAGCAGCTGGCGGGCGACCGGCTGGCCAGCGCCCTGCGCGACCAGCGGGCGGCCCGCACCCCGGTGGACGTGGCGGTCGCGCACGAGCCGACCGCCGCCCGGGAGACCGACGGCGAGGTGCCGCTGGTGCTGTGCGGGCACCTGCACCACGAAGGGACGGAGCTGCTGCCGTACGGCACCCGCCTGCGTATGGAGGGGTCGACCGGCGGCAGCGGACTGCGTGCCGTGGAGCGCAAGTACCCCGCCCCGATCGAGGCCTCGATCCTCTACTTCGACCGGGACAACCACCGGCTGCAGGCCTGGGACGCGATCAAGCTGGGAGGTCTGGGACTGACAACGGCCGAGGTCAGCCGCCATCTGGCGGACGAGAACCAGCCGGGCGGTCCCGGCGCCTCGCGCTCTGCCTCGCCGGGCGCCACGGGCACCTCCCGATCCCCCTCGCCGGCCGCTCCCGCCACCTCGCCGTAA
- a CDS encoding site-specific integrase: protein MAKRANGEGSITIRKDGTYHGRVYVTTTSGIRKRVSVYGKTRDEVRQKITELQAQENQGIPVPDTNMNLEDYLTYWLATVVKVHRRPKTYQGYESVVRVHLVPGLGRKKIRTLRAAEVRTWLARVAAECQCCKHGWDKERPEPECCAAGECCKALLSRRMVQSVHAVLRNALQNAVREELIVRNVAQLVQVPTPTYDTGKGLSVADARLLLRASEGDRLHALYVLALVLGMRRGELLGLRWDAIDLDRETLTIERALQRVGGELRLVKPKTKASIRTVPLPALVVQALAEHHERQAQERAVAGMGWKEQGLVFTSRIGTPLEPDNLRRSWDPLRRRLGLEIRFHDLRHSAVTLLLDLGVPPHIVRQIVGHSDIGVTMKIYAHASLEEQRKALRRLGDTLA from the coding sequence ATGGCGAAGCGCGCCAACGGCGAGGGCAGCATCACGATCCGCAAGGACGGCACGTATCACGGCCGCGTGTACGTGACGACGACCAGCGGCATCCGCAAGCGCGTTTCGGTCTACGGCAAGACCCGTGACGAGGTGCGGCAGAAGATCACCGAACTTCAGGCGCAGGAGAACCAGGGCATTCCGGTGCCCGACACCAACATGAACCTGGAGGACTACCTGACCTACTGGCTTGCGACCGTGGTGAAGGTTCACCGCCGTCCCAAGACCTACCAGGGCTACGAGAGTGTCGTCCGGGTCCACCTGGTCCCTGGGCTCGGCCGGAAGAAGATCCGCACTCTACGGGCCGCCGAGGTGCGCACGTGGCTCGCCCGCGTCGCCGCCGAGTGCCAGTGCTGCAAGCACGGCTGGGACAAGGAACGGCCGGAACCGGAGTGCTGCGCGGCCGGCGAGTGCTGCAAGGCGCTGCTGTCCCGCCGCATGGTGCAGTCCGTCCACGCCGTCCTGCGGAACGCTCTGCAGAACGCCGTACGCGAGGAACTGATCGTGCGGAACGTCGCGCAGCTCGTGCAGGTCCCCACGCCCACCTACGACACCGGGAAGGGCCTCAGTGTCGCCGATGCCCGGTTGTTGCTCCGCGCGTCCGAGGGCGACCGTCTGCACGCCCTCTACGTGCTCGCCCTGGTCCTGGGTATGCGGCGCGGTGAGCTGCTGGGGCTCCGCTGGGATGCGATCGACCTTGACCGCGAGACGCTGACCATCGAACGCGCGCTACAGCGCGTCGGGGGAGAGCTGCGACTCGTCAAGCCCAAGACCAAGGCATCCATTCGCACCGTGCCCCTGCCGGCCCTCGTGGTGCAGGCTCTCGCCGAGCACCACGAGCGGCAGGCCCAGGAGCGGGCCGTCGCCGGCATGGGATGGAAGGAGCAGGGCCTTGTCTTTACGTCCCGGATCGGGACCCCGCTGGAGCCGGACAACCTTCGACGGAGCTGGGACCCGCTCCGGAGGCGTCTCGGCCTGGAGATTCGGTTTCACGATCTCCGCCACTCCGCTGTCACGCTCCTGCTGGACCTCGGGGTGCCACCTCATATCGTCCGGCAGATCGTCGGACACAGCGACATTGGAGTGACGATGAAGATCTACGCCCATGCGTCCCTTGAGGAACAGCGAAAGGCACTTCGGAGGCTCGGTGACACGCTGGCCTGA
- a CDS encoding helix-turn-helix domain-containing protein, whose product MGFPLPTTHKALKVPEVMEALGLSRFKVYDLIRTKQLPSFTIGRSRRIPADALQTFMQDKLREAA is encoded by the coding sequence GTGGGGTTCCCCCTGCCCACGACACACAAAGCGCTCAAGGTTCCGGAAGTCATGGAGGCCCTTGGCCTCAGCCGTTTCAAGGTCTACGACCTGATTCGCACGAAGCAACTCCCGAGCTTCACCATCGGCCGGTCCCGCCGGATCCCCGCCGATGCGCTCCAGACGTTCATGCAGGACAAGCTGAGGGAGGCCGCCTGA
- a CDS encoding DUF3631 domain-containing protein codes for MTAIDGAALLNEVEAFHRRFNIFPTEAAYVAVTLWDAHAHLIECFETTARIAFLSPEPGSGKSRALEIVELLTPRPVTTVSASANALYRLVDSAAGLPTVLFDEVDTIFGPKAGTDEALRGFLNAGYRRTAGALRCVGEGSNQNAQIFNSYCAVAMAGLGSLPDTVLTRSVIIRMRKRAPNERVESYRQRIHEKQGHALRDRLATWAETVSDEVANAWPEMPEGVTDRPADVWEPLLAVADAAGGHWPARARAACLELVNAAHENDEASLGVRLLTDLRDKVFCGEDRMPTAAILECLLAMEDAPWGDLDDKPINSRTLARMLGQYVTPANKPIKPRGIRTASGFPKGYYADDLTDAWTRYCPPPPEESATSATSATPQVSRDASVADTATDIRHTARETATQRALTG; via the coding sequence ATGACCGCCATTGACGGCGCCGCATTGCTTAACGAGGTGGAAGCCTTCCACCGCCGATTCAACATCTTCCCCACCGAGGCCGCCTACGTCGCGGTGACCTTGTGGGACGCCCACGCCCACCTGATCGAGTGCTTCGAGACCACGGCCCGGATCGCGTTCCTGTCGCCCGAGCCGGGGTCGGGCAAGTCCCGCGCGCTGGAGATCGTGGAACTCCTCACCCCACGACCGGTCACCACGGTCTCGGCCTCCGCGAACGCCCTGTACCGGCTGGTGGACTCCGCCGCGGGGCTGCCCACCGTGCTGTTCGATGAGGTGGACACCATCTTCGGCCCCAAGGCCGGGACGGACGAAGCACTGCGCGGCTTCCTGAACGCCGGGTACCGGCGCACGGCTGGTGCCCTGCGGTGCGTCGGGGAGGGCTCCAACCAGAACGCGCAGATCTTCAACTCCTACTGCGCCGTCGCCATGGCCGGACTCGGCTCTCTGCCCGACACCGTCCTGACACGCTCGGTCATCATCCGTATGCGCAAGCGCGCCCCCAACGAAAGAGTCGAGTCCTACCGGCAGCGCATCCACGAGAAGCAGGGCCACGCCCTACGGGACCGCCTCGCCACCTGGGCGGAAACCGTCAGCGACGAGGTTGCTAACGCCTGGCCCGAGATGCCCGAAGGCGTCACCGACCGGCCGGCGGACGTGTGGGAACCCCTGCTCGCCGTCGCCGATGCGGCCGGCGGTCACTGGCCTGCCCGCGCCCGCGCCGCCTGCCTGGAACTGGTCAACGCCGCCCACGAAAACGACGAAGCCTCCCTCGGAGTCCGGCTGCTGACCGACCTGCGCGACAAGGTGTTCTGCGGCGAGGACCGCATGCCCACCGCCGCCATCCTCGAATGCCTGCTTGCCATGGAAGACGCCCCATGGGGCGACCTGGACGACAAGCCGATCAACTCCCGGACCCTTGCCCGGATGCTCGGCCAGTACGTCACCCCGGCCAACAAGCCGATCAAACCGCGCGGCATCCGCACCGCGTCCGGCTTCCCCAAGGGTTACTACGCGGACGACCTCACGGACGCCTGGACGCGGTACTGCCCTCCGCCCCCCGAGGAATCCGCCACGTCCGCCACGTCCGCCACACCGCAGGTCAGCAGGGATGCATCTGTGGCGGATACCGCCACCGACATCCGCCACACGGCGAGGGAAACCGCCACACAGCGCGCCCTCACCGGCTGA
- a CDS encoding bifunctional DNA primase/polymerase: MSRLPTLGLPGLELLAWAIEAGGRGWRVFPLRPGDKRPAGHAEKYCSGTGRCAGGHKTPEQRATTDVDLITAAWAHHPYNVGIATGPSGLLVVDLDMPKPQEPKGTPDGVTNFSALCERAGQPVPDTYRVRTARGGEHLYFTQPVGERLHSTAGKLAKKIDTRGWGGYVVAAGSITPDGPYTVLDPRDPVPLPDWLHDALKPRQRSEYAVANSLKSRRGYSGAALRAEVHNVATAADGTRNATLLRAARALGRLVASGDLTRAEVEQALSKAAAGNATQSQRYYDDVITRGLDWSIAHNAAVRRVPA, encoded by the coding sequence ATGAGCCGCCTTCCTACCCTCGGCCTGCCGGGCCTGGAACTGCTGGCGTGGGCGATCGAGGCGGGCGGGCGCGGCTGGCGCGTCTTCCCGCTCCGCCCCGGGGACAAGCGGCCCGCCGGGCACGCCGAGAAGTACTGCTCCGGCACCGGGCGCTGCGCCGGCGGGCACAAGACGCCCGAGCAGCGTGCCACGACCGACGTGGACCTGATCACCGCCGCCTGGGCCCACCACCCCTACAACGTCGGTATCGCCACCGGCCCCTCCGGGCTGCTGGTGGTCGACCTCGACATGCCCAAACCACAAGAGCCGAAAGGAACGCCTGACGGCGTCACCAACTTCTCTGCGCTCTGCGAGCGCGCCGGGCAGCCCGTCCCGGACACCTACCGCGTGCGGACCGCGCGCGGCGGCGAGCACCTGTACTTCACCCAACCTGTCGGCGAACGGCTGCACTCCACCGCCGGGAAGCTGGCCAAGAAGATCGACACCCGGGGGTGGGGCGGGTACGTCGTCGCCGCCGGCAGCATCACCCCCGACGGGCCGTACACGGTCCTGGACCCCCGTGACCCCGTTCCGCTGCCGGACTGGCTGCACGACGCGCTGAAACCGCGCCAGCGGTCCGAGTACGCCGTGGCGAACTCCTTGAAGAGCCGCAGGGGGTATTCCGGCGCCGCGCTGCGCGCCGAGGTCCACAACGTGGCCACGGCCGCTGACGGCACCCGTAACGCCACGCTGCTGCGGGCCGCCCGCGCTCTGGGGCGGCTGGTGGCGTCGGGCGACCTCACCCGCGCCGAGGTTGAGCAGGCTCTTAGTAAGGCGGCGGCGGGGAACGCCACCCAGTCCCAGCGCTACTACGACGACGTGATCACGCGGGGTCTGGACTGGTCCATCGCCCACAACGCGGCCGTACGGCGGGTGCCGGCATGA
- the traB gene encoding plasmid transfer protein TraB, producing the protein MARKWTDQDGRTYPLTIPTTDPGTGGTVRAYLLHRAKPHLPPWLAVGATGVVGALGNWRWGDSAAAGVGLTLASVTLTGVTWWAGKSTTQQRRLHSAITVAAASAWVTAACLAGPTTGPLDDLFLMGGPVVALSWNVRMVLRHNDTDPQGGGDKGLLEKVGLARAQIGQAKVQPNRVTAPLALEPGEQTNDDVSKALARIASALDLPVSAVRYHPSPDSSRRGELVIVPEDMLAELAEWEGPSNLGGSIAEPLVIGRYDDGSLLVIWLPGDPEAKRNSTHVLIAGGTGSGKGETALNLMTEILSRRDVLLWVSDPKAFQDFAPLRPGMDWSAEGGADTEVMVEAVKAVIPARTRWLGAHGYRQWIPAAADTQNDPAHSCQAGRACGCTGMPFLVAWFEEAANTLRNLGDDAFTGIAQEARSAGVSLIVSLQRPSYDQMSTSTRASLPSVIALGCDPRDEGFSLPEAVIDAGAHPGAWGNRRPGYCYVVSPGISEDRYPSPGRTFAFPARAVPLMEQLAAWALRQGATADPVTAGAVTAVAGRAYTGRAPASTPATDGPRLTAVQGDDMNDGQGYGLLVDPEDAGIDPEVELPGDQEGDDAPIFGQETGRKPSPKEARELFALALEEFERAGQMVVGPKDFMDWCDRNNLGRSWVSKRLKDAALEGRLEPTNTTGRWRIVPALAAA; encoded by the coding sequence ATGGCACGCAAGTGGACTGACCAGGACGGCCGTACCTACCCGCTCACCATCCCCACCACCGACCCGGGTACGGGCGGCACGGTCCGGGCGTACCTGCTGCACCGGGCCAAGCCCCACCTTCCGCCGTGGCTCGCTGTCGGCGCCACCGGCGTGGTCGGCGCGCTCGGCAACTGGCGGTGGGGCGACAGCGCCGCGGCCGGCGTCGGGCTCACCCTCGCCTCCGTCACCCTGACCGGGGTGACGTGGTGGGCGGGGAAGTCGACCACCCAGCAGCGCCGTCTGCACTCGGCTATCACCGTGGCGGCGGCATCGGCGTGGGTCACCGCGGCCTGCCTCGCCGGCCCCACCACCGGCCCCCTGGACGACCTGTTCCTGATGGGCGGGCCCGTCGTGGCACTGTCCTGGAACGTCCGCATGGTCCTGCGCCACAACGACACCGACCCGCAGGGCGGCGGCGACAAGGGCCTGCTGGAAAAGGTCGGCCTGGCCCGTGCGCAGATCGGGCAGGCGAAGGTGCAGCCCAACCGGGTCACCGCACCTTTGGCGCTGGAGCCGGGCGAGCAGACCAACGACGACGTCTCCAAGGCCCTGGCCCGGATCGCGTCCGCGCTGGACCTGCCCGTCTCCGCCGTCCGCTACCACCCCTCGCCGGACTCCAGCCGTCGCGGGGAACTGGTCATCGTCCCCGAGGACATGCTCGCGGAGTTGGCGGAGTGGGAGGGTCCGTCGAATCTCGGGGGTTCGATCGCGGAGCCGCTGGTCATCGGCCGGTACGACGACGGCTCTCTCCTCGTGATCTGGCTCCCCGGCGACCCGGAAGCCAAGCGCAACAGCACCCACGTCCTGATCGCGGGCGGCACCGGATCCGGCAAGGGCGAAACCGCCCTGAACCTGATGACGGAGATCCTCTCCCGCAGGGACGTGCTGCTGTGGGTGTCCGACCCGAAGGCATTCCAGGACTTCGCGCCCCTGCGGCCCGGCATGGACTGGTCCGCGGAAGGCGGGGCAGATACCGAGGTCATGGTCGAGGCGGTCAAAGCCGTCATCCCCGCCCGCACCCGCTGGCTCGGCGCCCACGGCTACCGACAGTGGATCCCCGCCGCCGCCGACACCCAGAACGACCCCGCCCACTCCTGCCAGGCCGGCCGAGCATGCGGCTGCACGGGCATGCCGTTCCTGGTGGCCTGGTTCGAGGAAGCGGCCAACACCCTGCGCAACCTCGGTGACGACGCGTTCACCGGGATCGCGCAGGAAGCCCGCTCCGCCGGCGTCTCCCTCATCGTGTCCCTGCAGCGCCCCTCCTACGACCAGATGTCCACCAGCACCCGGGCCTCTCTGCCGTCCGTGATCGCGCTCGGCTGCGACCCCCGCGACGAGGGATTCTCACTGCCGGAGGCGGTCATCGACGCCGGCGCCCACCCCGGGGCGTGGGGCAACCGGCGCCCCGGCTACTGCTACGTCGTTTCCCCGGGCATCTCGGAGGACCGCTACCCGTCCCCGGGCCGCACCTTCGCCTTCCCCGCCCGCGCCGTCCCGCTCATGGAGCAGCTCGCAGCGTGGGCGCTGCGGCAGGGCGCGACCGCCGACCCGGTCACGGCAGGGGCGGTGACCGCGGTCGCCGGCCGCGCCTACACCGGCCGCGCCCCCGCCTCCACCCCGGCCACGGACGGTCCGCGGCTGACCGCCGTGCAGGGAGACGACATGAACGACGGACAGGGGTACGGGCTGTTGGTCGACCCGGAGGACGCCGGCATCGACCCCGAGGTCGAGTTGCCCGGCGATCAGGAAGGCGACGACGCACCGATCTTCGGGCAGGAGACCGGCCGCAAGCCCTCCCCCAAGGAGGCCCGGGAACTGTTCGCGCTCGCCCTAGAGGAGTTCGAGCGGGCCGGACAGATGGTCGTGGGCCCCAAGGACTTCATGGACTGGTGCGACCGCAACAACCTCGGCCGCTCCTGGGTGTCCAAGCGCCTCAAGGACGCCGCGCTGGAGGGCCGGCTGGAGCCGACGAACACCACCGGCCGGTGGCGCATCGTCCCCGCCCTCGCCGCTGCCTGA
- the traA gene encoding plasmid transfer protein TraA, whose translation MASTNSNSRGGSNANGTKSNKFANVGAAAGGFVGGLGSSFAPPVNVTINRTTNNHRGSGTGGTRAHAEALLPAPEFTSPAQVRQYCNALRAAAVTLSIEVAMGAEIMKGVLAAVPDPEGRAFGSRIRAQKVARKMQRSADALRDAAKNAAACYSAFQQEFEEEINRVRHRARRPQQPVMNWAQQ comes from the coding sequence ATGGCATCCACCAACAGCAACAGCCGCGGCGGCAGCAACGCCAACGGGACGAAGTCGAACAAGTTCGCCAACGTCGGGGCCGCGGCCGGCGGTTTCGTCGGCGGACTGGGCAGCTCGTTCGCGCCCCCGGTGAACGTCACCATCAACCGGACCACCAACAACCACCGCGGCAGCGGTACCGGCGGGACCCGAGCGCACGCCGAAGCGCTGCTCCCGGCGCCGGAGTTCACCTCGCCGGCTCAGGTGCGGCAGTACTGCAACGCCCTACGGGCCGCCGCGGTGACCTTGTCCATCGAGGTGGCCATGGGCGCCGAGATCATGAAGGGCGTACTCGCGGCCGTGCCGGACCCCGAGGGCAGGGCGTTCGGCTCGCGGATCCGGGCGCAGAAGGTGGCCCGCAAGATGCAGCGCTCCGCGGACGCCCTGCGGGACGCGGCGAAGAACGCCGCCGCCTGCTACTCCGCGTTCCAGCAGGAGTTCGAAGAGGAGATCAACCGCGTCCGCCACCGCGCCCGCCGTCCGCAGCAGCCGGTCATGAACTGGGCTCAGCAGTAA
- a CDS encoding RRQRL motif-containing zinc-binding protein — MGALPVYPWRLAPDGLATLRQLRALGLRPGGQDVVAQIERPRRRGRPPLVAYLYRIDQARPVRPMTPAKWAALERANTARRTCPACRRDAGYVIPAALGMCTPCAYPDDQAAAA; from the coding sequence ATGGGCGCCCTCCCCGTCTACCCGTGGCGCCTGGCCCCGGACGGGCTGGCGACGCTGCGGCAGCTGCGCGCGCTCGGACTTCGGCCGGGCGGGCAGGACGTGGTCGCGCAGATCGAACGCCCCCGCCGCAGGGGGCGTCCGCCGCTGGTCGCCTACCTGTACCGCATCGACCAGGCCCGGCCGGTGCGCCCGATGACCCCCGCGAAGTGGGCCGCGCTGGAGCGGGCGAACACCGCCCGCCGCACCTGCCCGGCCTGCCGGCGGGACGCCGGATACGTCATCCCGGCCGCGCTCGGCATGTGCACCCCGTGCGCCTACCCGGACGACCAGGCCGCCGCGGCCTGA
- a CDS encoding DUF2637 domain-containing protein — MNSVQIRSAERALSAGTWLIVAGAMLYSILTVTPLAAEHTAREWAWTAPILPLVVDAAVVIVVRLDAVLARLGGRGGHWPVVLRWMTGAMTLALNVADSALNRDPVGVAVHAVAPLLLIVTAETGLAYRRAITRAVTELEAKRQAERDARERAAADRREAAERRAREEREHAAMLAREQREHEAALAREAAEREERRWREEQERRAAVEAAEREERERREREREQRERERERAEREAAERRAREAAERAERERAALLSAGPATEKQPEEQARLTVRAAFDAGLPVRAAAELCGWSVGWVSARYAEHRDPGTGGADLAIASR, encoded by the coding sequence GTGAACAGCGTTCAGATCCGTTCAGCGGAGCGAGCGTTGTCCGCGGGCACGTGGTTGATCGTGGCCGGCGCCATGCTCTACTCCATCCTCACCGTGACTCCGCTCGCCGCGGAGCACACCGCCCGTGAGTGGGCATGGACGGCCCCGATCCTTCCGCTGGTCGTGGACGCGGCCGTCGTCATCGTGGTGCGCCTGGACGCGGTGCTCGCCCGCCTGGGCGGGCGCGGGGGCCACTGGCCGGTGGTACTGCGCTGGATGACCGGCGCCATGACCCTGGCCCTGAACGTCGCCGACTCCGCCCTGAACAGGGACCCGGTCGGCGTCGCCGTTCACGCGGTCGCCCCGCTGCTGCTGATCGTCACCGCGGAAACCGGGCTGGCCTACCGACGTGCGATCACGCGGGCCGTGACCGAGCTGGAAGCCAAGCGGCAGGCGGAGCGGGACGCACGGGAGCGGGCCGCCGCCGACCGACGGGAAGCGGCCGAGCGGCGAGCCCGTGAGGAGCGTGAGCACGCGGCCATGTTGGCGCGTGAACAGCGTGAACACGAAGCTGCTTTGGCCCGTGAGGCTGCGGAGCGGGAGGAGCGGCGCTGGCGCGAGGAGCAGGAGCGGCGGGCCGCTGTGGAGGCGGCGGAGCGCGAGGAACGTGAACGCCGTGAACGCGAGCGTGAACAGCGTGAACGCGAACGTGAACGCGCCGAGCGAGAGGCCGCCGAACGGCGCGCGCGTGAGGCTGCGGAGCGGGCCGAGCGTGAACGCGCGGCACTGCTCTCTGCCGGCCCGGCCACCGAGAAGCAGCCTGAGGAACAGGCCCGGCTGACGGTGCGGGCCGCGTTCGACGCCGGTCTGCCGGTGCGGGCCGCGGCCGAGTTGTGCGGCTGGTCGGTCGGGTGGGTCTCCGCCCGCTACGCCGAGCACCGCGACCCCGGCACGGGCGGGGCTGATCTGGCGATCGCGAGCCGCTGA
- a CDS encoding DUF6303 family protein, with product MAREFTAQMSTYRGRWRLYVVLLNTTERWPEYGFDRALPVPTFTERTDALGVLGFEPVPGAAWQWTESSQDPDDPASPVVLIAAVRVRSRMEVSA from the coding sequence ATGGCGCGGGAGTTCACCGCGCAGATGTCCACGTACCGGGGCCGGTGGCGCCTGTACGTGGTGCTGCTGAACACCACCGAGCGGTGGCCCGAGTACGGCTTCGACCGTGCGCTGCCGGTGCCGACGTTCACCGAGCGGACGGACGCGCTTGGCGTGCTGGGGTTCGAGCCGGTACCGGGCGCAGCGTGGCAGTGGACGGAATCCAGTCAGGACCCCGACGACCCGGCGTCGCCGGTGGTGCTGATCGCCGCCGTCCGGGTGCGTTCACGGATGGAGGTGAGCGCGTGA
- a CDS encoding DUF6284 family protein yields MKPIVALQAVVTADDSDREPTPAELDAVAAEMPLVLAEVELLDVEISLLDRPATEWDMRRLRRARRRVLAARRTLTNRATVTAPGVA; encoded by the coding sequence ATGAAGCCCATCGTTGCACTTCAGGCGGTTGTTACCGCCGACGACTCCGACCGTGAGCCGACGCCGGCCGAGCTGGACGCGGTGGCGGCGGAGATGCCGCTGGTCCTGGCGGAGGTCGAGTTGCTGGACGTCGAGATCAGTCTGCTGGACCGGCCGGCCACCGAGTGGGACATGCGTCGGTTGCGGCGGGCCCGGCGCAGGGTGCTCGCCGCCCGCCGCACGCTGACCAACCGGGCCACGGTCACCGCGCCGGGGGTGGCGTGA